AACGAATCGCTCCTGGGTTGTACCACCATCCAGATCCAGCAGTTTGTTGCGGTTGAACGTCATATTTCCCGAAACGCTCCACTTCAGCGGACCATCCAGAATTCGGGCATTGACGGCCAGTTCAAGTCCTTTGTTTTCGAGAGAAGCAAAGTTGCCCACAATGGTGCTATAGCCGGAGCTGAGTGGCAATGTTTTTACATAGAGCAAGTCTTTAGTCGTTTTCTGGTACACGTCCATGATGAGGCTAATCCGGTTATTCAGGAAGCCTACATCAAGACCAATATCTGCCTGGGCCGAACGCTCCCAACGCAAATCAGGGTTCGCAATACCCGACGGGTTGATACCAGTGGCATACGCGTGGTTGATGTTATAATCGCTACCCGATGCCGAAACCGTTGCCAGCGACTGGTAGGGATCGATACCCGCAGCATTTCCGGTAATACCGTAGCTGGCCCGCAGTTTTAAATCGGACAACCAGGTAACCGATTTCACAAATGGCTCTTCGATGATTCGCCAGCCAGCCGATGCCGCTGGGAATAGCCCATATTTATGATTAGCACCAAACCGGCTCGATCCATCCACACGGGCGGTCAGGTCCAGGAAATATTTGTCTTTATAGCCATAATTGATCCGCCCCAGGTATGAATCCAGTCGTTGGGTTGTGCGATTGCTGGTTACGGTACGGTTCAGCGCCAGTTGCACGGCTTCGTTCTGGGTGGCATCGTTCGGAAAGCCAGTCGCATTGATCTGGTTCATGTTATAGTTTTCAACCTGCGTGGCAAAAACGGCCGTAGCCTTGAACGAATGAATTTGTGCGAAGGTGTGATTATACGTCAGGATACTTTCGTGCAAAAGCGCCAGGTTGTTGGTATTCGTTTTGGAGCCAGATCCCGAATTGTCCGTCAAGTCGGATTTGTTGACAATCGAACGGGGCGAATACGTATCCCGAAGGCTATTCTGCATATCGATGTTGAACGAAGCCCGGTAGGTAAGCCCTTTCAGGATATTCGCTTCTCCATACAAATTAGCGAGCGTCCGCCGAATAGCCGTCTGATTCAGGATAGCCGTGTAATTCAGCGGGTTGATTACCTCCCGATACTGGCCATTTGCCTGCTCACCAAATGGAAAGATAGAGCCATCGGCCCGATAGGGTTGTAGCGTAGGTGGTGCCCCAACGGCAGCCCCCAATACGCTACCGGTTACCACACCTGCATCGCCAATAGACTGGTTACCAGTCGTAACGCCCGAATTGACGACATAACTTCCTAAAACACTGGTTCCAATCTTCACCCGGTCACTGATCCGATGATCGACGTTCAGACGATAAGAATATCGTTTGAAATTGGAATTGATAATAATCCCGTCCTGATTGAAGTAGTTTGCCGAAAGCGCCAGTTGTGTTTTTTCCGAACCACCATTAATTGACAACTGGTGGCTTTGAATGGGCGCTTCCCGGAATATGATTTTCTGCCAGTCCGTTCCTTCACCCAGCGAAGCTGGATTTGGGTAGTAGTTATTTTTAAAGGTCTCGTTTTCTACCTGGGCGAACTCAGCGGCATTCAGCAGATCCAATGTCTTATTTACCTTCTGTACCCCATAATAGCTATCGAGGGTGACACGGGTAGCGCCTGTTTTACCCCGCTTGGTCGTAATCAACACTACCCCATTAGCAGCTCTTGACCCATAAATAGCAGATGCAGAAGCATCTTTCAGGATCTCAACCGACTCAATATCATTCGGATTGATGGTAGAAAGGGGGCTTACGTTGTTAATCTCACCACTATTGTTAGTGCCGTTGGAAATCTGAATCCCATCCACTACATACAGAGGTTCTGAATTCCCATTGATGGAGTTTGTTCCCCGAATACGCACGCTGATATTTCCACCCGGAGCACCCGTATTCTGGCTAACCTGTACCCCGGCGACGCGTGCCTGTAAGCCCTGGGCCACGTTGGCAACGGGAGTTTGTACTAGTTCAGCCGACTTTACCGAGGCAATAGCCCCTGTTGTTTCGATCTTCCGCTGAGTACCGTAGCCCACCACAACCACTTCATTCAGCGACCGGTCGTCCGACTGCAAGGCGATATTGATTGTGCTGCGATTCGCAATGGCTGCCTCTTGGGTGACGAAGCCAATGTACGAGAAAGTTAGCGTGGCCGTGCCCGACGGTACCGATATGGAATACTGTCCATCAGCGTTTGTTGTTGTTCCCTGCTGGGTTCCCTTAACCAGGACGTTGACGCCGGGGAGCCCCCCATTGTTTGATGCATCGGTCACGCGCCCGCTTACAGTGCGGGACGATTGAGCATACCCTGCCAGCGAGGTTATCAGACAAAATAGCCCAATCGTAGTTCGTAGTAGTAGAATAGATTTCATTGGGTAAGCAGTTTCCTGCCTGTTCGGTTTGGGAATATTAAAATCAAAAAAATACAAAATCTAGCAAATTATCGACTTCACTGGCTAGCGCATAACTTGGCATGTATTAAGCTGAGAAAACGGCTGAAAAAGGCTTAAAAACAAGCATTTTCTTATCCAGTGATTGATATTACCGCCAAACAATGATTCTACAAAGATTTTTTTGACTTTTTTTATTGGGAACATTCCCAATTTTTTGGGAATGTTCCCAATAATTGTAGTAGAACTGGGTTGTTACTTACTTATACCAATAGAAGCCACTGGTACAAATATTAGATAAATCATATTTTATCAATTCACTTACTACTAACCTGCCGAATGCATCAGACAACCATCATTGACATTGCCCGCGAATTAGGTATTTCAAAATCAACCGTATCACGAGCCTTGACGGGGCATCCAAACGTTAATGCAAAGACACGCCAACGCGTGCTGGAAATGGCCTCTCAGGTAGATTATCAGCGGAATCAACTGGCTATTTCGCTCTTAACCAACCGAACCAGCACAATAGGCATCATGGTCCCCGAATTCATTAGCTTTTTCTTTCCCAAAGTCATTATTGGCGCTCAGGAAGAACTGGCCCGGTCGGGCTATAACGTGGTGATCTGCCATTCCAATGAGTCGTATGAAACGGAGGTGACGAATGCCAAAGCGCTGCTGGCTAGCCGAGTCGATGGGCTGATTGTGTCGCACACCAAAGAAACCCGCAACTTCGACCATTTCCGTGTATTTCAGCGGAAGGGCATCCCGGTCGTGTTTT
This window of the Spirosoma aerolatum genome carries:
- a CDS encoding SusC/RagA family TonB-linked outer membrane protein, with the translated sequence MKSILLLRTTIGLFCLITSLAGYAQSSRTVSGRVTDASNNGGLPGVNVLVKGTQQGTTTNADGQYSISVPSGTATLTFSYIGFVTQEAAIANRSTINIALQSDDRSLNEVVVVGYGTQRKIETTGAIASVKSAELVQTPVANVAQGLQARVAGVQVSQNTGAPGGNISVRIRGTNSINGNSEPLYVVDGIQISNGTNNSGEINNVSPLSTINPNDIESVEILKDASASAIYGSRAANGVVLITTKRGKTGATRVTLDSYYGVQKVNKTLDLLNAAEFAQVENETFKNNYYPNPASLGEGTDWQKIIFREAPIQSHQLSINGGSEKTQLALSANYFNQDGIIINSNFKRYSYRLNVDHRISDRVKIGTSVLGSYVVNSGVTTGNQSIGDAGVVTGSVLGAAVGAPPTLQPYRADGSIFPFGEQANGQYREVINPLNYTAILNQTAIRRTLANLYGEANILKGLTYRASFNIDMQNSLRDTYSPRSIVNKSDLTDNSGSGSKTNTNNLALLHESILTYNHTFAQIHSFKATAVFATQVENYNMNQINATGFPNDATQNEAVQLALNRTVTSNRTTQRLDSYLGRINYGYKDKYFLDLTARVDGSSRFGANHKYGLFPAASAGWRIIEEPFVKSVTWLSDLKLRASYGITGNAAGIDPYQSLATVSASGSDYNINHAYATGINPSGIANPDLRWERSAQADIGLDVGFLNNRISLIMDVYQKTTKDLLYVKTLPLSSGYSTIVGNFASLENKGLELAVNARILDGPLKWSVSGNMTFNRNKLLDLDGGTTQERFVTSYSVLQVGSPLGLFKTYVFDGVNQTGEAILPGYGGTLGSQKVKDINGDGTISAADQIITGNPNPNFIYGFSTNLSYKHFDFSAFLSGSQGNDIYNASRLSFTLPLGQRNMLKGVVNRWTPTNPSNEFPAPAQGGRMPVSNYVVEDGSYLRCKNVTLGYSLPKIKGIQQIRVYVSANNLFTITKYSGFDPEVNTYAGSNTAIGIDNLVYPQAKSFLGGLQVTF